GCACCCAGGAGACCTCGGGGCCCGGAGTCGCGGGGCGCCGACGGGCGACCTCCAGCATGCCCGCGCTGAAGTCGACCCCCGTCACCCTGTCCCGGCACACCCGGGCCAGCACGTCCACGCCCGCGCCGGTGCCGCAGCACAGGTCGAGCCCGGCGCCGAACGGTCCCATCGGGGCCAGCGCCGAGGCCACGGCGTCGAGCACCCGGTCCGGCGTCCGGTAGGGGGTGTGGTCGAACTTCGGGGCGAGCAGGTCGTAGCCGCGCTCGACCGACGACAGTGCCTGGACGGCGAGTTCGCGCAGGGTGGGGCCTTCGGGGCTGAACATCGGCTCAGCCTAGGGGGCTGTCCGACGATTCCCGTCATCGCCCGGAGGGCGGCCTCGCGGCGGCGTCAGGTGCGTGCTCTCGGCGTGCCAGGCGTCGCGGGGCTGGGGCACCCCCCGGCCGGAGGCTGGGGGAGGGAATGGTCAGACAGGCCCTTGGGGCCGCCCGGCGGGCCCGGCCGGGGCACGCCGTTCGTCGAGCACGGTGAGGACGCGCTCGCACCAGCGGGCGTTGTCCCGTTCGAAGGTGATTCCGGCGAGCAGCGTGAGGTAGGGCCCGACGCGGTCGGCCTCGCGGAGGTGCCGTTCCTCCGTGCGCCCGTCCAGGAGGCGTTCGCGCACGCGCTCGTAGCGGGCGAGCTTGCCCAGGGCCCACGCCCTGCGCTCCTCGACCAGCGCGCGGACGGCGTCGGGGTCGGCGCCGTCCATCGCCTGCATCTTGATCAGGAACTCGTCGCGGACGGCGGTGGGGCGCCGGGTCGGCTCGACGGCGAAGGCACCCAGCCGCTCCCGCCCGGCCCCGGTGAGCGAGAACAGCCGTTTGGTGGGCCTGCGTTCCTGCTGCACCGTCCGTGCCTCGATCAGCCCGTCGCCCGCCAGGCGCTCCAGCTCCCGGTAGAGCTGCTGCGGCGTGGCGGGCCAGAAGTTGGCGAGCGACACGTCGAACACCTTGGACAGTTCGTAGCCCGAGGCCTCCCCCTCCAGGAGAGCGGCCAGGACGGCGTACTTGAGAGACATGTCGACACGCTAGCAAGAACGGACTAATCTACTCCGCACCTATTCAATTATTTTACTAGGAGGTGGCTGCGATGCAGGCATTCCGCGCGGCGGTCGAGACGCACGACATCGACGCCGTCGAAGCACTGCTGGCCGAGGACGTGGTCTTCACCAGCCCCGTCGTGTTCAAGCCCTACCGGGGCAAGGCGATCACGGCGGCGATCCTGCGCGCGGTCGAGCGCGTCTTCGAGGACTTCCGCTACGAGCGCGTCATCGGCGAGGAGGGCGGCCGCGACCACGCGCTGGTCTTCTCGGCACGGGTGGGCGACCGGGAGATCGGCGGCTGCGACTTCCTGCACCTGGACGAGTCGGGCCGGATCGACGAGCTGACGGTGATGGTGCGTCCGCTGTCGGGCGCCCAGGCGCTCCAGGCGGCCATGGCCGCGCAGTTCGAGCGGATCGCGCAGGAGGCGCAGGCGGGTACGGCCGGCTGAGTCCGGCCCGGCACATGCGGAACACGGAATCACGGAAGCCGGAACAGGGACCGCACCGGCGGCGTTGACGGGTGTGGGACGCAGGTTCGTCCCATTCCCGTGCCCCCCACCACGTCCCGTGGTACGGTGCGGTCAGCACTTGTGTACGCCCCGATGGGGCGCCGGTGCCAGTTCCTTCGGTTCGCCGACCCGCCCGTCGCGATGCGACCGGCGCGTCCGCTTCTCAGCACAACCTCGTGAGCAGGGTCTTCGTACCCGCAGTCACCGAGGTGCTGTTCCCGCCGTCCGGAGGCGTGTCGTCCGACCCCTCGCACGGCTCTCCCCTTCCTTCCGCATGTCCCATGCCCAGGTGTCCTCGAAAGGACCGACCACATGACCACCACACTCGAACACCCCCCTGTACAGCAGTCCCCGGCCGAGATCGCGAGCGGCGTCCTCGACATCGAGACGGGCGGGAAGGGCCGCCTGCGGGGCGCGAGCCTCCAGCCCGAGCCGAACGACCTCGCCCTCTCCCCCGCCCTGATCCGCCGGCACGGCCTGCGCAAGGGCGACCTGGTCGAGGGCGTGCGCGGCGACCGGCGCACCCTGACCGACGTCGTCCGCGTCAACGGCCGTACGCCCGACGGCCGGGACGGCCGCCGGCACTTCCACGACCTGACCCCGCTGCACCCGCACGAGCGGCTGCGGCTCGAACACCGGGCGGCCGGTCTGACCGGGCGCGTCACCGATCTGCTCGCACCGGTCGGCAAGGGCCAGCGCGGCCTGATCGTGGCCCCGCCCAAGACCGGCAAGACCGTCCTGCTCCAGCAGCTCGCCGCCGCGGTGGCCGGCAACCACCCCGAGTCCCGGCTGATGGTGGTGCTGCTCGACGAACGGCCCGAGGAGGTCACCGACATGCGCCGGTCGGTGCGGGGCGAGGTGTACGCCTCGACCTTCGACCAGAGCGCCAAGCAGCACATCGCGCTCGCCGAACTCGTCATCGAGCGCGCCAAGCGGCTCGTCGAGGCCGGTGAGGACGTCGTCATCCTGCTCGACTCCCTCACGCGGCTGTGCAGGGCGCACAACAACGCCTCCCCCTCGGGCGGCCGTACGCTCAGCGGCGGCGTCGACGCCGGGGCGCTCATCGGCCCCAAGCGGTTCTTCGGCGCGGCCCGCAAGGCGGAGGAGGGCGGCTCCCTCACCATCCTCGCCACCGCCCTGGTGGAGACCGGCTCGCGCGCCGACGACTTCTACTTCGAGGAGCTGAAGAGCACCGGCAACATGGAGCTGCGGCTGAGCAGGGAACTCGCCGCCCGCAGAGTGTTCCCGGCCGTGGACATGGCCGGTTCGGGCACCCGGCGCGAGGAACTCCTGCTGTCCGCCCCCGAGGCCACCGCCGCGCGCGGGCTGCGGCGGGCGCTGGCGGCGCGGGACGGGCAGTCGGGCCTGGAGACGCTGCTGGAGCGGATGCGCCAGACCCCGGACAACGCCGCGTTCCTGCGGCAGGTCCAGCCCACCCTGCCGGCCGGCTGACCCCGCCCGGCCCGCCGGGCCCCCGCCCCGCCGAGACACCCCGTTCTACGGCGAACGGGTGCACGCGCGCGCGACTCGCCCCGGGCAGCGCGGCGGTTCGGGCATTCGTTCCTACGTTTGCGGTATGACTATCGGATTCTCATCCCGGGCGGCTCGATCCACTTGCGTGCTCTGCGTGGCAGGCCTGCTGACGCTCATGCCCGCCGCCGCGGCCGCCCGCACGGGACAGCCGGACCCCGGGCCACCGGGCGTGCCCGGCCCGATGGCCCGATCCGCGGCGCTGTACGGCTCCGGAACGCAGGTCCGGCCCGGCCCCGAGGCCCCGGAGGTTCCCCGTGTCTCCGCACTGTCCTGGGTGGTCGCCGACGCCCAGAGCGGCGACGTGCTGGCCGCCCACGACGCGCACCGTCCGCTGCCTCCTGCCAGCACCCTCAAGACGCTGTTCGCCCTCGCCGTGCTGCCGGTCCTGCCGGGCGGCGTCCGCCACGAGGTGAGCGCGGACGAGCTGTCCGGCATCGGTCCGGGCAGCAGCCTGGTCGGTGTCGCCGAGGGCCGCACATACCGCGTCTCCGACCTGTGGAACGGGGTCTTCCTCAACTCCGGCAACGACGCCGTGCACGTCCTCGCCTCGCTCACCGGCGGCTGGAGCGCCACGGCCGCCCGGATGCAGGCCGAGGCCCGTGCCCTCGGCGCCCTCGACACCCATGTGCGCTCACCCGACGGCTACGACGCGCCGGGCCAGGTGTCGTCGGCGTACGACCTGGCGGTCTTCGGACGGGCGGGACTGCACAACCCGGACTTCGCACGGTACTGCGGCAAGGTCGACGCGCTCTTCCCCGGCCGGGACGGGGAGGCGTACGGAATCATGAACACCAACCGCCTGCTCACCGGAGCGGACGGCGTGGAGCCGTACCCGGGGCTCATCGGCGTCAAGAACGGCTACACCAGCAACGCCGGCAACACGCTGATCGCGGCGGCCCACCGCGACGGGCGCACTCTGGTGGTCACCGTGATGAACCCGCAGGAGGGCGGCGGCCACGCCGTGTACGAGGAGACCCGCTCGCTGCTCGACTGGGGCTTCGAGGCGTCCGGTCTGGTCGAGCCGGTGGGCTCGCTGACGCCCCCGGACGACCGGCCCCAGCCGGGCTCAGAGGCGGCGGCGCCCGTGGCGGTCGCGTCGACGCGGGCCGCCGAGCACGAGCCGGGCTGGCCGGAGACCGGCGCCATCCTCGGCGTCGCCGGGCTCGGCGCGGGCGCCGTGGCGCTGGCGCTTCGGCTCAAACTCGTGCGTGACGACGGGAGTTGACGAGAAGCGGGAGGAGGGCCCCCGGGACGGGGGTGGTGCTGGCCTCACCCCTGTTCCGGGGGCGGACGCCATTCTGCGGCCGGTAGCGCGTTCACATACTGAACAGCATGGCCAATCCAACGATGCTCATCGAGAAATCCCCCGCGCGCGGACGGGAACAGCGACGCGAGAAGGGCAGCGACTTCTCCGAACTCTCCCGGCGCATGGCCGACGCGGATCTGCTCCGGCGCCGCCCGCTGTACTACACGGTGCGTTTCGGTGCCGTCGCCCTCGCGCTCGCGGGCGGTGTCACCGCCTTCGTCACCCTGGGGGACAGTTGGAGCCAGCTGGTGGTCGCGGCGGCGCTGGCCGTCGTCTTCGGCCAGCTCGGACTGGCCGCCCACGACCTCGCCCACCGGCAGGTCTTCACCCGCCGGCGCCCCAGCGAGGCCGGTGGACTGCTGGTGGCCAACCTGCTGCTGGGCATGAGTTACGGCTGGTGGATGAACAAGCACACCCGCCACCACGCCAATCCCAACCACGAGGAGAAGGACCCGGACGTCTCCCCCGACATCCTCGTCTGGTCCCGGGGCCAGGCGAGCAGGGCGAAGGGGCTGCCGCGCTTCGTCGGGAAGCACCAGGCGGCCCTGTTCTTCCCGCTGTTGACGCTGGAAGGTCTCAACCTGAGTTTCAACAGCTTCAAGGCGCTGCGCAGCCCGTCCATGAAACGGCCGGCGGTGGAGGGGTCGCTGCTCGTCGCGCACTTCGTCCTGTACTTCGGCGGACTGTTCACGCTGCTGTCCCCCGGCAAGGCGCTCGCCTTCATAGCCGTGCACCAGGGCCTGTTCGGGATCTACCTCGGCTCGGTCTTCGCACCCAACCACAAGGGCATGCCGATGATCGAGGAGGGCACGCGGCTGGACTTCCTGCGCCGCCAGGTCCTCACCTCCCGCAACGTACGCGGCGGTGTGTTCGTCGACGCCTTCATGGGCGGCCTCAACTACCAGATCGAGCACCACCTCTTCCCCAGCATGCCGACCCCCGCGCTGGCCGAGGCCCAGGCCGTCACCGAGGCGTACTGCGCCGAGCTGGGCGTCCCGTACCACCAGACGGGGCTGCTCGCCTCGCACCGCGAAGCCCTGCGGCACATGCGGAGCGTCGGGGAACCGCTGCGCGCCGCCCGTTGAGCGCGGTGGCGGTCAGCTCTGCAGCACGCCCGCGCCGAGCAGCCCGAACAGCAGGACGCCGACCGCGATCCGGTAGACGACGAAGGCGTTGAAGGAGTGCTTGGTGACGAACTTCAGCAGCCAGGCGATCGAGGCGTAGGCCACCACGAAGGAGACGAGGGTGCCGACCACCAGGGGCGCGGCACCCGCTCCCGCGCCCAGGGCGTCCTTCAGTTCGTACAGACCGGCGCCGGTCAGGGCCGGGATGCCGAGGAAGAAGGAGAGCCGGGTGGCGGCGACCCGGTCGAGGTCGAGCATCAGGGCGGTCGACATGGTGGCGCCGGAGCGGGAGAAGCCGGGGAAGAGGAGCGCGAGGATCTGCGAGCCGCCGACCAGCATGGCGTCCTTGAACGAGGTGTCGTCCTCGCCCCGCTTGTGCCGGCCGGTGCGGTCCGCCGCCCACATCACCCCGCTGCCGACGATCAGTGAGCCGGCCACCACCCACAGGGAGGCGAGCGGGCCCTTGATCAGCGGCTTGGCGGCCAGGCCCACCAGGACGATCGGGATCGTCGCGCAGATGACCCACCAGGCGAACTTGTAGTCGTGGTGGTACCGCTCCTCCCGGTCCCGCAGCCCGCGCACCCACGCGGAGAGGATCCGAGCGATGTCCTTGTGGAAGTAGACGAGCACGGCGGCGATCGCGCCGACCTGGATGACCGCCGAGAAGCCGATGACGGAGTGGTCGTCCACCGGGATGCCCATCAGCCCTTCGGCGATCTTGAGGTGGCCGGTGGAGGAGACGGGCAGGAACTCGGTCACCCCCTCGACGGCTCCGAGGACGATGGCCTGACCGATGCTGATGGCGCTCATGAGACCCACTTCCTACTACACGCGGGCGAGCACCCCCGTCACGCTCGGAGCGCGTCGGCGAGTGTCACCCCCGCGGACACCGCCGCGAGGCCGGCCGCCACACTCGCCGGCACGTTGACCGCGGCCGAGAGGCGGGAGCCCGTCTCGGTGAGGCGGAGCGTCTCGTAGGAGAAGGTCGAGTACGTCGTGAGGGCGCCGCACAGCCCGGTCCCGAGCAGCAGGCGCAGGTCGGATCCCGCGGCTCCGGCCAGCGTGGCACCCGTGACCAGGCCCAGGACCAGGGAGCCGACGACGTTCACGGTGAAGGTGCCCCAGGGGAAGGCCGAGCCGTGCCGGGACTGCACCGCGCGGTCGGTGAGGTGGCGCAGGGGTGCTCCGGCCATGCCGCCCACGACGACCAGCAGCCAGCTCATCCGGGGCTCCGCCTCCGCTTCGGTGTCCGGCGGGCCGCCCACGAGGCGAGCCACACCGCGGTGAGTGCCGCGAGCGGGGTGGCGGCGAGGTAGGCCAGACCGGTGCCCGGGTGGCCGTCCGCGAGCAGCCCGCGCATGTCCGCCGCGTAGGTGGAGAAGGTGGTGAAACCGCCGAGCACCCCGGTGCCGAGGAAGGGCCGGACCAGGCGGTGGACGTCCCACACCTCGGTCACGGCGACCATGAGCAGGCCCATGGCGGCACAGCCGGCCACGTTGACCCAGAAGGTCGTCCAGGGGAAACCGCCGCTCCGCGTCGGCCACCACAGGGCGGCGGCGTAGCGGGCTGCGGCGCCGGCACCTCCGCCGAGGGCCACGACCGCGACGACGGGTGCCTGGACACGCCACCCCTGCGTCATGGTCGTACGCCTCCCGCTCGCTCGACGGCGGGGCCAGGGTAGCCCGGCTACCAGCCCTTCTCGAACATCCGGGCCACCTCAGCGATGCGCACCTCGTCGCGCCGGTAGTACGTCCGCCCGCGGATCCTGCGGGTGCGCAGCAGGCCGAGGCGGGTGAGCAGGGTCAGGTGGGTCTCGGCCACCCGGCGGGGCACGCCGAGCTTCGCGGCGACCGGGCCGGACGGGACGCCGTGCGTGGCCGCGTTCACGCAGCGCTGGGGCGGGAAGTGCGCGACCGGATCCTTGAGCCATTCCAGGATGTCGAGACGCGTACCGTGCCCGGGGGTCCTCGGCATCTCGCCCTCCCTCCGTCGGGCCCGCCCGCCCCTGTCCGTCCACTGTCCCGCAGCCGGGGTCCCGCTGTCCGGGAGTCCCCTTCCTTGTCCGGTACCCGACCCGTCGATGCCCAGGCGGCTTCTTGCACGCGTTTCTTGCACGCGCACTAGTTGCACTCTCAACGAACGGGCCTTCCGGTGCTACCGTGCAGGTATGGCAGTCAGGACGGCCGGTCTGCGGCTCGAGGAACGGTGGCGGGACATCCTCGCCGTGCACGCGCGCACCATGTGCGAGATCGACCGCGCGCTGCATCCGCACGGTCTGGGGGCGAGCGACTTCGAGGTGCTCGACCTCCTCGTGACGGAGGGGCCGGAGGAGGGCGCCCAGTGCCGGGTTCAGAACCTGGTCGGCCGGGTCCACCTGAGCCAGAGCGCGCTGTCCCGGCTCATCGCCCGGCTGGAGAAGGACGGCCTGGTCGAGCGCACGATGTGCGCGGAGGACCGGCGCGGTGTGTACGTCGCCCTGACCCGCCGGGGCCGCGAGCTGCACGGCGAGGTACTGCCGCTGCAGCGGGCCGTACTGTCCCGCATGCTCGGTGACGACGACGAGCCTCGTCCCTGACTGGAGCCGGGTCGAGCGTCGAGGCGGGGCCGGACGGCGAGAGGGCAGGACGCGCCCCCGGGGCTGTTCAGGGCCGCCAGGACGTCCGTCGGCGAAACGCCACCGCTCGCGCGACGGCGCGCCGGAAGTCGTCGAGGCGGCCATCCGCGATGCGCATGGCGTTGCGGAGGCCGGGTCGGCTCAGGGGCGGGCCAGCAGGCTGCGTACGCCGTCCGACGTCAGGGTGAGCCGGTGCTCCGAACCGGCGTCGATGGACAGCGACAGGTCGTCGGCGGGCCACTGCGCGGCGAGAGCGCCCAGCGGCACCATCCGGTAGCGGGAGACGTACGGCAGCAGGTCGGCCATCTCCAGCTCCGAGGTGAACACGGGCACCACCTGACGGCCGCCCTGCTGTTCCAGCACCGGCAGCGCCAGCATGCCGGGGTCGGTGGCCTCCTGGTCGTTCGTGTCGTCGGGCACGGGGACGAGGACGTCGCTGCTCGCGAGCGTGTCGAGCGCCACGGTGTCCTCGGTGTTCTCGGCCAGCGTGTCCAGGGCACGCTGGGCGGGCGTCACGGGCTGGTCGTTCGCGGGTGTCTCCATGGCAGATTCCCTGATAGCGGCGGTCTACGGCCCGCGCGGACGATGGGCACGGACGCGGTCCAGACTCGCGTACCCGATCATCCACGGCGCAATCATGTGCGGCGCGGGTGCCGGACTCACTCCTTCCGCTCGGCCGTCTCCACCAGTGCGGCCAGCTTCGCCAGCGCCATCCGCGTGCCCGTCTCGTTGTCCTCGGCCGACACCGCGTCGGGCAGACCGTCGTGGGCGACGACCACCTCCGTGCCGCCGCCCGCGTCGGTGAGCGTCGTGGTCATGGTCATCCGGCCCTGGAACGCGGGGTCGGCGGACTCGAACTCCAGCACCTCCACGACCTGCTCGCCGGGCACGAGGCGGGCGAAGTGCCCGTGGTAGGTGTCGCTGTGCGCGGCGGACTTGCCCGTGCCCGTCGGCGCCCCGTAGGTGAGCGACACGCGGAAGGCGCCGCCCGCACGGGCCTCGAACGCGTGCACCCGGGCGGTCATGCCGTCCGGGACCCGCCAGGCGGCGACGGCCGCCGGGTCGAGCAGCGCGCGGTACACGGCGGAGCGCGGGGCGTTCACGTGACGGGAGACGCGGGTCGAGTGCATGGGCACCACCCTTCCCCCGCCCGTCCCCCCGGGCAAGCGCCCCGGAAAGCGCACTCATCTGATCGCACGGGGGCCCACTTGATCGATCAACGGAGTGGTCGGGTTAGCATATGAGCGCCGCCTAGCTCGAAAGATAGAGACGTGACTGTCAACGACGACTCGTTCACCAACTGGAAGAACCGCGAAGAGATCGCGGAATCGATGATCCCGATGATCGGGAAGCTGCACCGGGAGCAGGACGTCACGATCCTGCTGCACAGCCGTTCCCTGGTGAACAAGTCGGTGGTCAGCATCCTCAAGACCCACCGCTTCGCCCGCCAGATCGCCGGCGCGGAACTGTCGGTCACCGAGACGATGCCCTTCCTCCGGGCACTCACCACGCTCGACCTCGGTCCCTCGCAGATCGACATCGGCATGCTCGCCGCCACCTACAAGGGCGACGACCGCGGACTCACCGTCGAGGAGTTCACCGCCGACGCCGTCGCCGGGGCCACCGGCGCCAACA
The Streptomyces sp. NBC_01723 genome window above contains:
- a CDS encoding FluC/FEX family fluoride channel translates to MTQGWRVQAPVVAVVALGGGAGAAARYAAALWWPTRSGGFPWTTFWVNVAGCAAMGLLMVAVTEVWDVHRLVRPFLGTGVLGGFTTFSTYAADMRGLLADGHPGTGLAYLAATPLAALTAVWLASWAARRTPKRRRSPG
- a CDS encoding nuclear transport factor 2 family protein — translated: MQAFRAAVETHDIDAVEALLAEDVVFTSPVVFKPYRGKAITAAILRAVERVFEDFRYERVIGEEGGRDHALVFSARVGDREIGGCDFLHLDESGRIDELTVMVRPLSGAQALQAAMAAQFERIAQEAQAGTAG
- a CDS encoding helix-turn-helix domain-containing protein, with the protein product MPRTPGHGTRLDILEWLKDPVAHFPPQRCVNAATHGVPSGPVAAKLGVPRRVAETHLTLLTRLGLLRTRRIRGRTYYRRDEVRIAEVARMFEKGW
- a CDS encoding PadR family transcriptional regulator, with translation MSLKYAVLAALLEGEASGYELSKVFDVSLANFWPATPQQLYRELERLAGDGLIEARTVQQERRPTKRLFSLTGAGRERLGAFAVEPTRRPTAVRDEFLIKMQAMDGADPDAVRALVEERRAWALGKLARYERVRERLLDGRTEERHLREADRVGPYLTLLAGITFERDNARWCERVLTVLDERRAPAGPAGRPQGPV
- a CDS encoding fatty acid desaturase family protein gives rise to the protein MANPTMLIEKSPARGREQRREKGSDFSELSRRMADADLLRRRPLYYTVRFGAVALALAGGVTAFVTLGDSWSQLVVAAALAVVFGQLGLAAHDLAHRQVFTRRRPSEAGGLLVANLLLGMSYGWWMNKHTRHHANPNHEEKDPDVSPDILVWSRGQASRAKGLPRFVGKHQAALFFPLLTLEGLNLSFNSFKALRSPSMKRPAVEGSLLVAHFVLYFGGLFTLLSPGKALAFIAVHQGLFGIYLGSVFAPNHKGMPMIEEGTRLDFLRRQVLTSRNVRGGVFVDAFMGGLNYQIEHHLFPSMPTPALAEAQAVTEAYCAELGVPYHQTGLLASHREALRHMRSVGEPLRAAR
- a CDS encoding SseB family protein translates to METPANDQPVTPAQRALDTLAENTEDTVALDTLASSDVLVPVPDDTNDQEATDPGMLALPVLEQQGGRQVVPVFTSELEMADLLPYVSRYRMVPLGALAAQWPADDLSLSIDAGSEHRLTLTSDGVRSLLARP
- the rho gene encoding transcription termination factor Rho, yielding MTTTLEHPPVQQSPAEIASGVLDIETGGKGRLRGASLQPEPNDLALSPALIRRHGLRKGDLVEGVRGDRRTLTDVVRVNGRTPDGRDGRRHFHDLTPLHPHERLRLEHRAAGLTGRVTDLLAPVGKGQRGLIVAPPKTGKTVLLQQLAAAVAGNHPESRLMVVLLDERPEEVTDMRRSVRGEVYASTFDQSAKQHIALAELVIERAKRLVEAGEDVVILLDSLTRLCRAHNNASPSGGRTLSGGVDAGALIGPKRFFGAARKAEEGGSLTILATALVETGSRADDFYFEELKSTGNMELRLSRELAARRVFPAVDMAGSGTRREELLLSAPEATAARGLRRALAARDGQSGLETLLERMRQTPDNAAFLRQVQPTLPAG
- a CDS encoding SRPBCC family protein; amino-acid sequence: MHSTRVSRHVNAPRSAVYRALLDPAAVAAWRVPDGMTARVHAFEARAGGAFRVSLTYGAPTGTGKSAAHSDTYHGHFARLVPGEQVVEVLEFESADPAFQGRMTMTTTLTDAGGGTEVVVAHDGLPDAVSAEDNETGTRMALAKLAALVETAERKE
- a CDS encoding MarR family winged helix-turn-helix transcriptional regulator, with product MAVRTAGLRLEERWRDILAVHARTMCEIDRALHPHGLGASDFEVLDLLVTEGPEEGAQCRVQNLVGRVHLSQSALSRLIARLEKDGLVERTMCAEDRRGVYVALTRRGRELHGEVLPLQRAVLSRMLGDDDEPRP
- a CDS encoding undecaprenyl-diphosphate phosphatase, translated to MSAISIGQAIVLGAVEGVTEFLPVSSTGHLKIAEGLMGIPVDDHSVIGFSAVIQVGAIAAVLVYFHKDIARILSAWVRGLRDREERYHHDYKFAWWVICATIPIVLVGLAAKPLIKGPLASLWVVAGSLIVGSGVMWAADRTGRHKRGEDDTSFKDAMLVGGSQILALLFPGFSRSGATMSTALMLDLDRVAATRLSFFLGIPALTGAGLYELKDALGAGAGAAPLVVGTLVSFVVAYASIAWLLKFVTKHSFNAFVVYRIAVGVLLFGLLGAGVLQS
- a CDS encoding D-alanyl-D-alanine carboxypeptidase family protein translates to MTIGFSSRAARSTCVLCVAGLLTLMPAAAAARTGQPDPGPPGVPGPMARSAALYGSGTQVRPGPEAPEVPRVSALSWVVADAQSGDVLAAHDAHRPLPPASTLKTLFALAVLPVLPGGVRHEVSADELSGIGPGSSLVGVAEGRTYRVSDLWNGVFLNSGNDAVHVLASLTGGWSATAARMQAEARALGALDTHVRSPDGYDAPGQVSSAYDLAVFGRAGLHNPDFARYCGKVDALFPGRDGEAYGIMNTNRLLTGADGVEPYPGLIGVKNGYTSNAGNTLIAAAHRDGRTLVVTVMNPQEGGGHAVYEETRSLLDWGFEASGLVEPVGSLTPPDDRPQPGSEAAAPVAVASTRAAEHEPGWPETGAILGVAGLGAGAVALALRLKLVRDDGS
- the crcB gene encoding fluoride efflux transporter CrcB, which produces MSWLLVVVGGMAGAPLRHLTDRAVQSRHGSAFPWGTFTVNVVGSLVLGLVTGATLAGAAGSDLRLLLGTGLCGALTTYSTFSYETLRLTETGSRLSAAVNVPASVAAGLAAVSAGVTLADALRA